One genomic window of Misgurnus anguillicaudatus chromosome 12, ASM2758022v2, whole genome shotgun sequence includes the following:
- the LOC129446722 gene encoding uncharacterized protein isoform X2 has protein sequence MGAWVSVKNQTPYTWYFATQDSWNGYRRVNPGCTESYEEKRLIHRYIYIRYENHTWDSFKYEFNTHKGDTSFILRETYDCSQIQMHCTSEGGTHYCSNYGKIEEDEKQRQQEEERRRLERLEREQRIQQELESESESSRLKLSRATERLREKQSFRGLEQHHERLQVLHQQIEDDAAAIERDEVIDVQEKFKELLLKYQIKEDNEIQNYQIWDRIKTLQNELAVQYCTENNLPVWSPFTFDNAVGYNELSLTEMLTVLEASLQFILLKDAKDDGDQPLGWEKKYNFLLGLVEQLHATNATLAERILLNVLDMISEISPQGRDILGQMLFNRIWTPTEIMLFLCKSPAIKCDQLDSVLHTALTYHLDCILVLSALTYETPLMFLEQQMKSDKDKDADTIVKELREANCPEKVLVLLKDVLRYMESELPKYQLVDLTEEQINVLKKKISSLDLTNPDINTLKDVLIGMSIAVQDCSTIFTKDNTKIQGYFPRCTQLASLLLLLLTQLTGNKGCLLEIGTGEGKSSILAMFATILAIRGTKVDIVTSSPVLAQRDQEEWKKFFNMFGVTSSVVPPRFSSVCSPEEQEECLRHAYRQQIVYGTVGVFAADILKQEFEKRTVRDKRQFELVIVDEVDYMTLDNGVQVTFLSHESSGFRHVEQILSNIWAMISTCQPVEMLEAGEIKWATRIQYLHKAVTSAVMGLETSENFSANEILLPGVTLGFYTQEDVEMIHQAESKKENEDDLNQDPMSNAISEIMKKLGVLEQYDLLTIFEEVLENSVVFKCYSLENNKAKRFDNREKQGELHVEVLLLEGGLACEIMSEKSLIDATISTIKSSIRYSDNLETAEESNSFIVIPVFLRSYIESQLPVFVENAIRAIEMSHGREYMIDTSPAAERDVADSHDRHEYDAIIPVDFKASGVLEKNKKWGNGLQQFLEFKHQLAISPSSNVTNYMSNFHYFKRYLSGSGIFGVSGTLGGKADWDFLERHYKAKSYTVPAHRHKRVTELPVIQVKGGNHQWIQTICETSWKVADRGQVVLVICEDVKTADELHKKIQDGGRLKPEQITLYTISEKHNIEREKFCGGRIIIATNLGGRGTDIKVDESVNKCGGLFVLLTHFPPNRRVEKQIFGRTSRKGNPGMVQMVVNCDHLAPAYQGQSVEIMRQLREDYETKRIHDMESDELVEINLKENLFSTFCKLLQDFDGHYTHREKLNPMQMQLSDIPECFTHYQSKFDYQPAVNALKESWALWLTLHEDHINRHDDFKELEADLIKTINKTSEKLLRGECDNFYDHVRQAIVRTDLHCRNKNSNDNGAKSYWQKVVDFDPHYKAVALYNQAYITINLGKGNYKADAMKLLEDAKTSIDVYVSEVSNTMVSCNLSVTGNKDQNSNNNNNFQSQMEARMNIFKSWMSYIDNAWNKLKELEKNNDDAITEDCSVYMLSEEKNFIVNNELRSLYDYGLGVVFEVKKKPKFCIDALICFILGVVQVLAGVLVWALTFGAASQIGMGLISEGVSDMISGIEGMIKGTFDWVSWAISKSISIGLALLTAGFSVIKKAVTAVCKATKSILNGTKSFSTVASEFIKSGKAVFASVKETAKSSLSALSKESIKTAMKSMSSSAVLKQNFKVAAKFAVKEIGKQTVITAMNYAIDEALKKVFKDILQTSFEDLVTSSVKQNSKLDQTLEEFISSGIPKAALKKENYKIDRNYEKELKKSVGVLCEKIIPELILDCTTAREVISRLLDVCEAATDLMNKAKLSGVLESATLVLKVAEYSVNLTQMLGAVPTKEIIDQKFVPELLESIGELQKELEKYDQDGRHNLPDVQRLKTELMQVISQKVSEQFISSCSEHMTTLMTSTFKSQLKNAAGEAVDRVMSRNKTRRFFNDQREKHNKKSTSHKEEKGLSGVDQTKLYTKYTEDICKTDQPATPLDMYVLTKSNLLSGKGIQLTVVDGNGKQLTEERYPGTTKSAGDIKLRLTKSAEAADPSQASAKLYSGHFGIIQDDGIIISVKSDHQNALYQAVVQATGSTAEDPEKEALVLREKVKNEIQTNFELYTPMLALQMGYDFTHENPRKYNITGGKKETDTSLQEYLQSVKFIKSEECILIKMYHLGFVGEYTRKLLSDTLISGDVELLLKRCMILHHPFTSEKLKNALGEIILSQCQILSDDGIRGYYKAGYRNLVSEYSRMGILDQNQRERLDEWVTQDQHEDVNTAEYRKLLEALK, from the exons TATAGACGCGTCAATCCTGGCTGCACAGAATCGTATGAGGAGAAGAGGCTCATCCATCGTTATATTTACATCAGATATGAAAATCACACCTGGGATAGTTTTAAGTATGAGTTTAACACTCATAAAGGCGATACCTCTTTCATCTTAAGGGAAACCTATGACTGTTCGCAGATTCAGATGCACTGCACCTCTGAGGGTGGCACTCATTACTGCAGCAACTACG gaaaaatagaAGAAGATGAAAAACAGAGACAGCAAGAGGAGGAAAGACGACGTCTGGAACGTTTAGAGCGTGAGCAAAGGATTCAACAGGAGCTGGAGAGTGAAAGTGAATCGTCAAGACTCAAGCTTTCTCGAGCAACCGAGCGGCTTCGTGAAAAGCAGAGCTTCAGAGGTCTCGAGCAGCATCACGAACGCTTACAGGTGCTTCATCAGCAAATTGAAGATGATGCTGCAGCGATCGAGAGGGACGAG gtTATTGATGTGCAAGAAAAATTCAAAGAGCTTTTGTTAAAGTACCAGATCAAAGAAGACAATGAAATACAAAACTACCAGATTTGGGACAGGATTAAGACGCTCCAGAATGAACTTGCCGTTCAATATTGTACAGAAAACAACCTTCCAGTATGGTCTCCGTTTACCTTTGATAATGCTGTTGGATATAATGAACTGTCTCTTACTGAGATGCTCACAGTTCTTGAGGCATCTCTTCAGTTCATTCTGCTAAAAGATGCTAAAGATGATGGAGATCAGCCACTTGGCTGGGAGAAGAAGTACAACTTTCTCTTGGGTTTGGTGGAGCAGCTTCATGCCACAAATGCAACTTTGGCAGAACGTATTTTACTAAATGTACTTGACATGATTTCAGAGATTTCACCACAAGGTAGAGATATTTTGGGTCAGATGTTGTTCAACAGAATCTGGACGCCAACAGAAATAATGCTCTTTCTTTGCAAAAGTCCGGCTATCAAATGTGATCAACTTGATTCAGTTCTTCACACAGCACTAACCTATCACCTGGATTGCATTCTTGTTCTCTCTGCCCTTACGTATGAAACCCCTTTAATGTTTCTTGAGCAACAAATGAAAAGCGACAAGGATAAAGATGCTGATACCATTGTGAAAGAACTTCGTGAAGCGAACTGCCCAGAGAAAGTTTTGGTGCTGTTAAAGGATGTGCTTAGATACATGGAGTCAGAACTCCCAAAATATCAACTGGTGGACCTCACAGAGGAGCAAATCAACGTTTTGAAAAAGAAAATATCATCTCTTGATCTTACAAACCCAGATATAAACACTCTAAAAGATGTATTGATTGGAATGTCAATAGCAGTGCAAGACTGCTCAACAATCTTCACAAAAGACAACACAAAAATTCAAGGCTATTTTCCGAGATGTACACAACTAGCATCGTTGCTTTTGCTCCTTCTGACACAGCTGACAGGAAATAAAGGATGTCTTCTGGAGATTGGCACAGGTGAGGGCAAGTCCTCTATTTTAGCCATGTTTGCAACAATTCTGGCCATTCGTGGAACCAAAGTGGACATTGTAACAAGCTCTCCGGTTCTTGCCCAACGCGACCAAGAAGAGTGGAAAAAGTTTTTCAATATGTTTGGTGTCACTTCATCTGTAGTACCTCCACGTTTCTCAAGTGTCTGTTCACCAGAGGAACAGGAGGAATGTCTGAGACATGCTTACAGACAGCAAATAGTATATGGCACAGTTGGAGTCTTTGCAGCAGACATACTTAAACAAGAATTTGAGAAGAGGACTGTTCGCGATAAAAGGCAGTTTGAGCTTGTAATAGTGGATGAAGTGGACTACATGACTTTGGACAATGGAGTTCAAGTGACATTCTTGTCTCATGAATCTAGTGGATTTAGGCATGTGGAGCAAATCCTTTCCAACATATGGGCCATGATATCTACATGTCAACCAGTAGAAATGCTTGAAGCAGGGGAGATCAAATGGGCGACCAGGATACAGTACCTTCATAAAGCTGTAACGTCAGCCGTTATGGGACTGGAAACATCAGAAAACTTCTCAGCAAATGAGATCTTGTTGCCCGGAGTGACTTTGGGCTTCTACACCCAGGAGGATGTTGAAATGATACATCAAGCTGAgagcaaaaaagaaaatgaagaCGATTTGAATCAGGATCCAATGTCCAACGCTATTTCTGAGATCATGAAAAAACTTGGAGTTTTAGAACAATATGATCTTCTGACTATATTTGAGGAGGTTTTGGAGAACAGTGTGGTGTTTAAGTGCTATTCTTTAGAAAACAACAAAGCCAAACGTTTTGACAATCGGGAAAAACAAGGTGAACTTCATGTGGAAGTGCTACTGCTGGAAGGAGGACTGGCATGCGAAATCATGTCTGAGAAATCACTCATTGATGCAACTATAAGCACAATAAAGTCATCTATCAGGTATTCTGATAACCTCGAAACAGCTGAAGAATCCAACAGCTTCATTGTCATCCCAGTTTTCTTGAGAAGCTACATTGAGAGTCAGTTACCAGTTTTTGTTGAAAATGCAATAAGGGCCATTGAGATGTCGCATGGCCGAGAATACATGATAGACACCTCACCGGCCGCTGAAAGAGACGTTGCTGACAGTCATGACCGACACGAGTATGATGCAATAATTCCAGTAGACTTCAAAGCAAGCGGCGTGCTGGAGAAAAACAAGAAGTGGGGTAACGGTCTGCAACAGTTTTTGGAGTTCAAGCACCAACTTGCGATTTCGCCGTCATCCAACGTGACAAACTACATGTCAAATTTCCATTATTTCAAAAGGTACCTCAGTGGAAGTGGTATATTTGGTGTCTCTGGTACATTAGGAGGTAAGGCAGATTGGGACTTTCTGGAAAGACATTACAAAGCAAAGAGCTACACTGTACCTGCACATCGCCACAAAAGGGTGACGGAGCTTCCGGTCATCCAGGTGAAAGGTGGGAATCACCAATGGATCCAGACTATTTGTGAAACTTCATGGAAAGTAGCAGATAGAGGACAAGTTGTCTTGGTAATTTGTGAAGATGTTAAAACAGCAGATGAACTGCACAAGAAAATACAAGACGGAGGCAGATTAAAGCCAGAACAGATTACTCTGTACACAATcagcgaaaagcacaacattgaAAGAGAGAAATTCTGTGGAGGCAGAATCATCATTGCTACAAATCTCGGTGGACGAGGAACAGACATTAAGGTTGATGAAAGTGTGAATAAGTGCGGTGGTCTCTTCGTTCTTCTTACTCACTTTCCACCCAACCGGAGAGTCGAGAAACAAATATTTGGTCGCACGTCGCGTAAAGGCAACCCCGGGATGGTTCAGATGGTTGTGAACTGCGATCATCTCGCACCAGCTTACCAAGGTCAGTCTGTGGAAATCATGCGCCAGCTGAGAGAGGATTATGAAACAAAACGAATCCACGACATGGAAAGTGATGAGCTGGTTGAAATAAACCTAAAGGAAAATCTGTTCTCCACATTTTGCAAATTACTGCAAGACTTCGATGGTCATTACACCCACAGAGAAAAACTGAACCCCATGCAAATGCAGCTCAGTGATATTCCTGAGTGTTTCACACATTATCAGTCTAAGTTTGACTATCAGCCTGCCGTCAATGCTTTGAAAGAGTCTTGGGCCTTGTGGTTGACCCTTCATGAGGATCACATCAACAGACATGATGACTTCAAAGAACTTGAAGCAGACCTTATCaagacaataaataaaacaagtgAAAAGCTGCTGCGAGGAGAATGCGATAACTTCTACGATCATGTCAGACAGGCGATTGTAAGAACTGATCTACATTGCCGAAACAAAAACAGCAACGATAATGGAGCAAAATCCTATTGGCAAAAAGTTGTGGACTTTGACCCGCACTACAAGGCTGTGGCACTCTATAACCAGGCGTACATCACCATCAATCTTGGTAAGGGGAACTATAAAGCAGATGCTATGAAACTGCTGGAAGATGCGAAAACATCCATTGATGTCTATGTCTCAGAAGTCTCAAACACAATGGTGTCTTGTAACCTATCAGTCACTGGTAACAAAGATCAGAactcaaacaacaacaacaactttcAGAGTCAAATGGAGGCCAGAATGAACATCTTTAAGTCTTGGATGTCTTACATTGATAATGCATGGAACAAACTGAAAGAGCTGGAGAAAAACAATGATGATGCCATTACAGAGGACTGTTCGGTTTACATGCTGTCTGAAGAAAAGAACTTCATAGTCAACAATGAACTGAGATCGCTGTACGACTATGGACTGGGAGTTGTTTTTGAGGTCAAAAAGAAACCCAAGTTCTGCATTGATGCTTTGATATGTTTCATACTCGGAGTGGTCCAGGTTCTCGCTGGAGTTCTTGTTTGGGCTTTGACATTTGGAGCAGCCAGTCAGATTGGAATGGGTCTGATTTCAGAAGGGGTGTCGGACATGATCAGTGGAATAGAAGGGATGATAAAAGGCACATTCGATTGGGTGTCTTGGGCAATATCTAAGAGTATCAGCATTGGGCTTGCTTTGTTAACGGCTGGCTTTAGCGTTATCAAGAAAGCAGTTACTGCTGTATGTAAAGCAACAAAAAGTATCCTCAATGGTACAAAGTCTTTCTCTACTGTTGCATCTGAATTCATCAAATCAGGAAAGGCAGTATTTGCCTCGGTAAAAGAAACTGCTAAGTCCAGTTTATCAGCCCTCAGTAAAGAATCTATTAAAACTGCGATGAAAAGCATGTCGTCTTCTGCCGTACTCAAACAGAACTTCAAAGTTGCTGCTAAATTTGCTGTTAAGGAAATCGGGAAACAGACTGTCATCACTGCCATGAACTACGCAATCGACGAGGCACTTAAGAAAGTCTTTAAGGATATTTTACAAACCAGCTTTGAAGATTTGGTCACTTCATCTGTGAAGCAGAACAGCAAACTGGATCAGACTCTTGAAGAGTTCATCAGCTCAGGCATTCCGAAAGCTGCCTTAAAAAAAGAGAATTATAAGATTGACCGGAATTATGagaaagaattaaaaaaatctgtaggggtGCTGTGCGAAAAGATAATTCCTGAGCTCATACTGGACTGTACCACTGCACGGGAGGTTATCAGCAGACTCTTGGATGTGTGTGAAGCAGCAACAGACCTAATGAATAAAGCCAAACTGTCTGGTGTACTTGAATCAGCAACGCTAGTTCTGAAAGTGGCTGAGTACTCAGTAAATCTCACTCAAATGTTGGGAGCTGTACCAACAAAGGAGATCATAGACCAGAAATTTGTTCCCGAATTACTGGAGAGCATCGGTGAGCTTCAGAAAGAACTGGAAAAGTACGACCAAGATGGACGACACAATTTACCCGACGTACAACGGCTTAAAACAGAACTTATGCAGGTTATCTCTCAAAAGGTTTCTGAGCAATTCATCAGTTCCTGTTCTGAACACATGACCACTTTAATGACCAGCACATTTAAAAGTCAGTTAAAAAATGCAGCAGGAGAGGCAGTAGATCGTGTCATGAGCAGAAATAAAACTCGCCGTTTCTTCAATGACCAAAGGgaaaaacacaacaagaaaTCCACGAGCCACAAGGAAGAAAAGGGGCTGTCAGGTGTGGACCAAACAAAGCTGTATACAAAGTATACAGAAGATATTTGCAAAACCGATCAGCCCGCTACACCCCTCGATATGTACGTGCTTACAAAAAGTAACCTGCTGAGTGGAAAAGGAATTCAACTGACTGTCGTTGATGGAAATGGAAAACAGCTCACTGAGGAGCGTTACCCGGGAACCACCAAATCAGCGGGCGATATAAAACTGAGATTAACCAAATCTGCAGAAGCTGCAGATCCATCACA AGCCAGTGCAAAGCTGTACAGCGGTCATTTTGGTATTATACAGGACGACGGCATAATAATCAGCGTCAAATCGGATCATCAGAACGCTCTTTATCAAGCTGTAGTGCAAGCAACTGGCAGCACGGCTGAAGACCCAGAGAAGGAAGCTTTGGTATTACGTGAGAAAGTGAAAAATGAG ATCCAGACAAACTTTGAATTGTACACACCCATGCTTGCGCTTCAGATGGGATACGACTTTACTCACGAAAACCCCAGAAAATACAACATAACTGGAGGAAAAAAGGAGACAGACACCTCACTGCAGGAATACTTGCAGAGCGTTAAATTTATCAAAAGTGAAGAATGTATCCTCATCAAAATGTACCATTTGGGATTCGTTGGTGAATATACAAG GAAACTTCTATCAGACACTTTGATTAGTGGAGATGTGGAGCTTCTGCTAAAACGCTGCATGATTCTGCATCATCCGTTTACTTCAGAAAAGCTCAAAAACGCTTTAG GTGAAATCATTCTGTCCCAGTGTCAAATTTTGTCGGATGATGGTATCCGAGGCTACTACAAAGCAGGGTACAGAAACCTGGTGTCCGAGTACAGCCGCATGGGAATCCTGGATCAGAACCAGCGTGAGCGTCTGGATGAGTGGGTGACTCAGGATCAACACGAGGATGTAAACACTGCGGAGTACAGAAAGCTTCTGGAAGCATTAAAGTGA